From a single Wenzhouxiangella sp. XN24 genomic region:
- a CDS encoding alpha/beta hydrolase, translating to MKIIKGELSLGRFLVPYRVYGEAARTIVCISGAKQTMAAWRSFISHFVSDYSVVVFDLPGQGRARILSGSPGVSFDEQVDVLHSVVMETNRNGPVCLAAASWGTIISAALAARHPELVDKMILGSFGTKPSKALIAVIKAGQQLFDGNKTVEIAPLMIENFGQYIPDSHKKQMIEQFRHMSREQLLSFYEHCTFIEKAADVSEFVDLASIKASTLIVTGEYDSILDVADVEEASQRIPDCEFRLIRGAGHFLHWERADILYTYSEFLARQPA from the coding sequence ATGAAAATCATCAAGGGCGAATTGTCATTGGGCCGTTTCCTGGTGCCCTATCGTGTGTATGGCGAGGCGGCGCGTACGATCGTCTGCATCAGCGGTGCGAAGCAGACCATGGCGGCGTGGCGTTCATTCATCAGTCATTTCGTTTCGGACTACTCGGTCGTGGTGTTCGATCTTCCGGGACAAGGCCGCGCCCGGATCCTGTCAGGGTCGCCGGGGGTGAGTTTCGATGAGCAGGTCGATGTCCTGCACAGTGTCGTCATGGAGACCAATCGCAATGGTCCCGTATGCCTCGCGGCCGCGTCCTGGGGCACGATCATCTCCGCCGCGCTCGCTGCCCGCCATCCCGAGCTGGTCGACAAGATGATACTCGGCAGTTTCGGCACGAAGCCGAGCAAGGCGCTCATCGCGGTCATCAAGGCCGGCCAGCAGTTGTTCGACGGGAACAAGACGGTCGAAATCGCGCCACTGATGATCGAGAACTTCGGCCAGTACATTCCCGATTCGCACAAGAAGCAGATGATCGAGCAGTTCCGGCACATGAGTCGTGAGCAGTTGCTCAGTTTCTACGAGCACTGCACTTTCATCGAGAAGGCCGCGGATGTTTCCGAGTTCGTCGACCTGGCGAGCATCAAGGCTTCGACCCTCATCGTCACTGGGGAATACGATTCCATTCTCGACGTGGCGGATGTCGAAGAGGCATCGCAGCGTATTCCCGACTGCGAGTTCCGTCTCATCCGGGGCGCGGGGCACTTCCTCCACTGGGAGCGCGCCGACATCCTGTATACCTACAGCGAGTTCCTGGCGAGGCAGCCGGCCTGA
- a CDS encoding Yip1 family protein, whose translation MLALNCTFSLIRGALFAPEATWRGYLPEADNWQKTAFLLTGPLIILAAVLGYVLGLLFSGAYVVGFRPTIGMTLLSIVFGAIAAGIVAFIVSTLAGLFGGKRSFALGLAATSLAFVPGYLGQALRWLPWIGGLVFLVLFIYALVLLWRIIPLYLEVPAGRRVGHYILTLIATVVVMVLIGLLLRPVIGPEMSGLGDYADVQFPDGDTSGVGGVMGGAIRQAERLAAAEEDRYAPPANGKLEENQVKEYVRVMIRARDISAENAERLQALAERADRNERMSLSDMNEMMRGGTQMMGMNTIELEVVKSGGGNWAEHQWVREALRTAYFQRDTDAVAAHNYQLFKKYEDELAQFIAR comes from the coding sequence ATGCTTGCACTGAACTGCACTTTCTCGCTGATCAGGGGCGCCCTGTTCGCTCCCGAGGCGACCTGGCGTGGTTATCTCCCGGAGGCAGACAACTGGCAGAAGACTGCATTCCTGCTGACCGGCCCGCTGATCATCCTGGCGGCCGTGCTCGGCTACGTGCTCGGCCTGCTTTTCAGCGGCGCGTACGTTGTCGGCTTCCGCCCCACCATCGGGATGACGCTGCTCAGTATCGTCTTCGGCGCGATCGCCGCCGGCATCGTCGCATTCATCGTCAGCACGCTGGCCGGCCTGTTCGGCGGCAAGCGCAGCTTCGCGCTTGGGCTGGCGGCTACCTCGCTGGCGTTCGTGCCGGGCTATCTCGGCCAGGCGCTGAGATGGCTGCCATGGATCGGGGGTTTGGTGTTTCTCGTCCTGTTCATCTATGCCCTGGTGCTGTTGTGGCGCATCATCCCCCTCTACCTCGAGGTGCCTGCCGGCAGGCGCGTCGGCCATTACATCCTCACATTGATCGCTACCGTCGTAGTCATGGTTCTCATCGGGTTGCTTTTGCGACCGGTCATCGGTCCTGAGATGTCGGGCCTCGGTGACTACGCTGACGTCCAGTTCCCTGACGGCGATACAAGTGGTGTCGGTGGAGTGATGGGTGGCGCCATCCGCCAGGCGGAGCGCCTGGCGGCGGCGGAGGAGGACCGCTATGCGCCGCCAGCGAACGGCAAGCTCGAAGAGAATCAAGTCAAGGAGTACGTCCGCGTCATGATTCGGGCGCGCGACATCTCGGCAGAGAACGCCGAGCGGCTGCAGGCACTCGCCGAGCGGGCGGATCGCAACGAGCGGATGTCGCTGAGCGACATGAACGAAATGATGAGGGGCGGCACGCAAATGATGGGCATGAACACCATCGAGCTCGAGGTGGTGAAATCAGGTGGCGGCAACTGGGCCGAGCACCAGTGGGTTCGCGAGGCGCTGCGCACGGCCTACTTTCAACGCGACACCGACGCGGTCGCTGCGCACAACTACCAGCTCTTCAAGAAGTACGAGGACGAGCTGGCCCAGTTCATCGCGCGGTAA
- a CDS encoding cupin-like domain-containing protein produces MSELKLASVDRLPVLDSASFQADYFRPLKPLVLQSLSKSWPASSKWTPEFFREVHGDKQVKVYDASFVAAGRNYMSGVQTLALRDYIDLVMTTEQDLRMFLYNIRYEIPELLEDIRVPDLVESVSKNFVFMFFGCKGSVTQMHFDIDMSHVLHTVIHGRRTVYLFPYAQGRNLHRYPFTCRSYVDVARPDFDQFPGLENAEGFKVTLEAGDTLYMPSGYWHHFVYDEAGYAVTFRCSSTTLAGKLHGFYNLAVMQMIDRLMNKLSPNSWFEWKRRRAATLQ; encoded by the coding sequence ATGAGCGAGCTGAAACTGGCCTCGGTGGACCGCCTGCCGGTCCTCGACAGCGCGAGTTTCCAGGCGGACTACTTCCGGCCGCTGAAGCCGCTCGTGCTGCAGTCATTATCGAAGAGCTGGCCTGCATCCTCGAAGTGGACGCCGGAGTTCTTTCGCGAGGTTCATGGCGACAAGCAGGTCAAGGTCTACGATGCGAGTTTCGTCGCGGCGGGGCGCAACTACATGAGCGGTGTCCAGACGCTGGCGCTGCGCGACTATATCGACCTGGTCATGACGACGGAGCAGGACCTGCGGATGTTCCTCTACAACATCCGTTACGAGATTCCCGAACTGCTCGAGGACATCCGTGTTCCCGATCTCGTCGAGAGCGTCTCGAAGAATTTCGTCTTCATGTTTTTCGGCTGCAAAGGCTCGGTTACGCAGATGCACTTCGACATCGACATGTCGCACGTGTTGCACACGGTCATACATGGCCGGCGAACGGTGTACCTGTTTCCGTACGCGCAGGGCAGGAACCTGCATCGCTACCCGTTCACCTGCCGAAGCTACGTCGATGTGGCCCGACCGGACTTCGACCAGTTCCCCGGGCTGGAGAACGCCGAGGGATTCAAGGTCACCCTCGAGGCGGGGGATACGCTCTACATGCCGAGCGGCTACTGGCACCACTTCGTCTACGACGAAGCCGGCTATGCCGTGACGTTCCGTTGCAGCAGCACGACCCTGGCCGGCAAGCTGCATGGTTTCTATAACCTCGCCGTGATGCAGATGATCGATCGCCTCATGAACAAGCTTTCCCCAAATAGCTGGTTCGAGTGGAAAAGGCGGCGAGCCGCGACCCTCCAGTAA
- a CDS encoding DUF4412 domain-containing protein, giving the protein MYSISSRRIFASSLLTILWVPVALGDTLMVIREGSGASADSTSTVRFWSGENRIARIDDNSRMIGDLAAGMLYIVDDQARTCHGVSTRDVDRDLPALQKAVEAVQFRKTGKSEAVGPWQAEVHELTGGNDGIEMVVWITGEFDVDPIQRAYMESVATPESAAMLAVYDLGGFPVRSEIQMGPIQMWTELESIEQKAAPAGTYEVPAGYSGCE; this is encoded by the coding sequence ATGTATTCCATTAGTTCTCGACGGATCTTCGCGTCCTCGCTGCTGACCATCCTTTGGGTACCGGTAGCCCTGGGCGATACCCTGATGGTCATACGCGAGGGCTCTGGCGCATCAGCGGACAGCACGAGCACGGTCCGATTCTGGTCCGGTGAGAACCGGATCGCACGCATCGACGACAACAGCCGGATGATTGGCGACCTGGCCGCCGGCATGCTCTACATCGTCGACGACCAGGCCCGGACTTGTCACGGCGTGTCTACGCGCGACGTGGATCGCGACCTGCCCGCACTGCAGAAGGCCGTCGAAGCCGTGCAATTTCGCAAGACCGGCAAGTCGGAGGCCGTCGGCCCATGGCAAGCCGAGGTGCACGAGTTGACCGGCGGCAACGACGGTATCGAGATGGTGGTCTGGATCACCGGCGAATTTGATGTCGACCCGATCCAGCGCGCCTACATGGAAAGTGTCGCGACACCCGAATCTGCGGCAATGCTCGCGGTATACGACCTCGGCGGTTTTCCGGTCCGCTCCGAGATCCAGATGGGCCCGATACAGATGTGGACCGAGCTCGAGTCCATCGAGCAGAAGGCGGCGCCCGCGGGAACCTACGAGGTGCCAGCCGGATACAGCGGCTGCGAATAG
- a CDS encoding cytochrome d ubiquinol oxidase subunit II codes for MAWKVLLVVASILPGLAFGAWLGAQFLVPRDAGLAAGAMVLWYGLLGGLVAVIGAVLLVRYLAGPRLRVTALFMAGVSFVLLVWLTLSFAEMGTERAEHRRQAVAMLPAFELALTGQLEPGLRRFTYTSQNNDWRIEKMDGTRCQGGLPEGKAGNKARVELLSALRGLDVAGVLAAPPGCQQTGELLAMLAMRIHEAKPPPTEGSLSLTTACRGEIPEIAALLERVESVYRIYQKSLVCD; via the coding sequence ATGGCGTGGAAGGTCCTGCTGGTAGTGGCGTCGATTCTGCCGGGCTTGGCATTCGGCGCCTGGCTGGGCGCGCAGTTCCTGGTGCCGCGCGACGCCGGCCTGGCGGCTGGCGCCATGGTGCTCTGGTACGGCTTGCTCGGCGGGCTGGTCGCCGTCATCGGAGCCGTGCTGCTGGTGCGTTACCTGGCAGGGCCACGCCTCCGCGTCACGGCGTTGTTCATGGCCGGTGTGAGCTTTGTCTTACTGGTGTGGCTGACGCTGAGTTTCGCCGAGATGGGGACGGAACGGGCTGAACACCGGCGACAGGCCGTAGCGATGTTGCCGGCCTTCGAACTGGCGCTGACAGGGCAACTCGAGCCGGGACTGCGACGCTTCACCTACACGTCGCAAAACAACGACTGGCGCATCGAAAAAATGGATGGGACACGTTGCCAGGGAGGACTGCCCGAGGGCAAGGCTGGAAACAAGGCTCGGGTGGAACTGTTGAGCGCACTGCGCGGACTGGACGTGGCCGGCGTCCTGGCGGCGCCGCCAGGCTGTCAGCAGACGGGCGAGTTGCTTGCGATGCTGGCAATGAGGATTCACGAGGCCAAACCGCCACCTACCGAAGGAAGCCTTTCTCTGACCACGGCCTGCCGGGGCGAAATTCCGGAGATCGCAGCGTTGCTGGAGCGTGTCGAAAGCGTCTACCGGATTTACCAGAAAAGCCTGGTCTGCGACTGA
- a CDS encoding chalcone isomerase family protein, whose product MNTAKIIVPWTLVLGMLLTPGMAHSDETRGTARFSDSLRIDYSDEQRVLRQTGQTVRRQYFMQIYAMAHYLEGVLPEDGDSLYRSIIDAPGIKQITMVFLRDLSAGQIQESLSSGLRSNASKERYESIRPDIEIFMSAINDDVKSSDEFVLRWYPDGTMDSYHEGTKVSSISNAELAETMWSIWFGESSVVDRSALVERLSRADEAQL is encoded by the coding sequence ATGAACACCGCGAAGATAATCGTCCCCTGGACGCTCGTGCTCGGCATGCTGTTGACGCCGGGCATGGCGCACAGCGATGAAACCAGGGGCACCGCGCGTTTCAGCGACAGCCTGCGTATAGATTACTCGGACGAGCAGCGAGTACTGCGGCAGACGGGCCAGACCGTGCGCAGGCAGTATTTCATGCAGATTTACGCCATGGCACATTACCTGGAGGGCGTTCTCCCGGAGGACGGCGACTCTCTTTACCGAAGCATTATCGATGCGCCGGGCATCAAGCAGATCACGATGGTTTTCCTGCGCGACCTGAGTGCCGGCCAGATCCAGGAATCCCTGTCATCCGGCCTGAGGTCGAACGCCTCGAAAGAGCGTTATGAAAGTATCAGGCCGGATATCGAGATATTCATGAGCGCCATCAATGACGACGTCAAGAGCAGCGATGAGTTCGTCCTGCGCTGGTACCCGGACGGCACGATGGATTCCTATCACGAGGGCACCAAGGTGAGTTCCATCAGCAACGCTGAGCTTGCGGAGACGATGTGGTCGATCTGGTTCGGTGAGAGTTCCGTCGTGGACAGGTCGGCGCTGGTCGAGCGTCTTTCTCGAGCCGACGAGGCGCAGCTATGA
- a CDS encoding CHAD domain-containing protein: MSYQLEISEPIDVGVRRIAHELIDDAIAHIEAPERDRQRLAPARRALTLHKQHLAADVADLGARLDAFGERMHEARQRVSEWRLPTDDPNQGKCGFELLEGGLEKTYRRGRKAMAIAGDNPGVETFHEWRKRAKYLRYHLRLLRPAWLRLLKRTRSEVKTLGDLLGDDHDLAVLEETLVVATGDSADKERIELLKGLMHQRSVTLRAEAWWLGQRIYAEQPKAFRKRIGRYWITARDQHRAATRGSST; encoded by the coding sequence ATGTCCTATCAACTCGAAATCTCCGAACCCATCGATGTCGGCGTGCGTCGCATCGCCCACGAACTGATCGACGACGCCATCGCGCACATCGAGGCGCCCGAGCGTGACCGCCAGCGCCTCGCGCCGGCGCGCAGGGCGCTGACGCTGCACAAGCAACACCTCGCCGCGGACGTGGCGGATCTCGGTGCGCGCCTGGACGCCTTCGGTGAGCGCATGCATGAAGCCCGTCAACGCGTATCGGAATGGCGCCTTCCGACGGACGACCCGAACCAGGGCAAGTGCGGCTTCGAACTGCTCGAGGGTGGTCTCGAGAAGACCTACAGGAGAGGCCGCAAGGCCATGGCGATCGCCGGGGACAATCCTGGCGTCGAGACCTTCCATGAATGGCGCAAGCGAGCCAAGTACCTGCGGTATCACTTGCGCTTGCTGCGTCCGGCCTGGCTACGGCTGCTCAAGCGCACCCGCAGCGAGGTCAAGACGCTGGGTGACCTGCTTGGTGACGATCATGACCTGGCGGTGCTCGAAGAGACGCTCGTGGTCGCGACAGGTGACAGCGCGGACAAGGAGCGGATCGAACTGTTGAAAGGCCTGATGCATCAGCGCAGCGTCACGCTTCGTGCGGAGGCCTGGTGGTTGGGTCAGCGCATCTACGCCGAGCAGCCCAAGGCGTTCCGCAAGCGGATCGGTCGCTACTGGATCACGGCTCGCGACCAGCACCGCGCTGCTACCCGTGGCTCGAGCACTTAG
- a CDS encoding LamG domain-containing protein, which yields MRKYIPFAAALGLLAFVHAGTAIAQSCEAYFPFDGSLADASGNGFDGRMLGQDGAAATPRFVEGRSGQALAFDGTSAMRVLMDLHYEGCPQVSFTAWIRFDGPLPKGNQVILATGGSGPGLRAAGSTLSLNGTANGLSARSAVSRDSGWMFVAGVYDYANNTYSLHWRNRSAEGTLSQHRRPPEEAVWVGAMNDRLTNAASSIVIDDLRIFGATLRPEDIRALARDTRVVRRTGPTSTEGTALPGDQYDPARLPGDQYDPARLPGDQYDPARLPGDQYDPARLPGDQYDPARLPGDQYDPARRRGSHSAASSAGPQGLQQGIEENQPIVFGSAPEPTSGSREIVTTDVRDSLQESVDERRPIELGYESEEEGVAAAEAAAARREAEAAAAAADTAQAVVPRPTGSPRFSAIAGTSGDVQRIIDLETDFLHQIWWREQGDVPCRIGVSTADIEREAVTPTELCPALVLPGSSFRVTLQTSVISSIEVCQRDSNQRLKGIRVVGDRVNADGTVEYVPGAADQESLTNCQTWSPRVMCPSQQVATGLVVHTQERRGETEAITGLQLVCRAVTAQSN from the coding sequence ATGAGAAAATATATTCCATTCGCGGCTGCGCTTGGGTTGCTGGCATTCGTACATGCGGGCACGGCAATAGCCCAGTCCTGCGAAGCCTACTTCCCTTTCGATGGCAGTCTCGCCGATGCCAGCGGCAACGGCTTCGACGGCCGCATGCTCGGCCAGGACGGGGCGGCAGCTACGCCCCGCTTCGTGGAGGGACGTTCCGGCCAGGCGCTCGCCTTCGACGGTACTTCGGCGATGCGGGTACTCATGGACCTCCATTACGAAGGTTGTCCGCAGGTCAGCTTCACGGCCTGGATCCGGTTTGACGGTCCTTTGCCGAAAGGCAACCAGGTGATCCTTGCCACCGGAGGGTCCGGGCCGGGGCTGCGGGCGGCCGGATCAACCCTGAGCCTGAACGGTACCGCGAACGGTCTCTCGGCGCGAAGCGCCGTCAGTCGTGACAGCGGCTGGATGTTCGTCGCGGGCGTCTACGACTATGCCAACAACACCTATTCACTCCACTGGCGCAATCGCAGTGCCGAGGGAACGCTGAGCCAGCATCGGCGTCCGCCCGAGGAGGCGGTCTGGGTCGGGGCGATGAACGACCGGCTCACGAATGCCGCCTCCAGCATCGTCATTGATGATCTCCGGATATTCGGCGCAACACTCAGGCCGGAGGACATTCGCGCATTGGCCCGGGACACGCGCGTGGTGCGTCGCACAGGGCCAACGTCCACAGAGGGGACTGCGTTGCCGGGTGACCAGTACGATCCGGCGCGCCTGCCGGGTGACCAGTACGATCCGGCGCGCCTGCCGGGTGACCAGTACGATCCGGCGCGTCTGCCGGGTGACCAGTACGATCCGGCGCGTCTGCCGGGTGACCAGTACGATCCGGCGCGTCTGCCGGGTGACCAGTACGATCCGGCGCGTCGGCGTGGAAGCCATTCAGCCGCGTCAAGCGCTGGTCCTCAAGGGCTTCAGCAAGGGATCGAGGAGAACCAGCCGATCGTATTCGGGTCAGCGCCGGAACCGACTTCTGGATCTCGTGAGATTGTCACGACGGATGTTCGGGACAGTCTTCAGGAGAGTGTTGACGAACGGCGGCCCATCGAATTGGGCTACGAGTCTGAAGAAGAAGGGGTCGCGGCGGCGGAAGCAGCAGCGGCTCGCCGGGAAGCAGAGGCTGCTGCTGCGGCGGCGGACACCGCCCAAGCCGTGGTTCCGCGCCCAACGGGCTCGCCGAGGTTCAGTGCGATCGCCGGAACGTCTGGTGACGTACAGAGAATTATTGATCTGGAGACGGACTTCTTGCATCAGATTTGGTGGCGCGAGCAAGGCGACGTTCCATGCCGAATTGGCGTTAGCACGGCAGATATTGAGCGCGAAGCTGTCACTCCGACAGAGTTATGTCCGGCGTTGGTACTGCCAGGGAGCAGTTTTCGAGTGACACTCCAGACAAGTGTCATCTCCAGTATCGAGGTCTGCCAGCGCGACAGCAATCAAAGGCTGAAGGGAATTCGGGTCGTAGGCGACCGGGTGAACGCTGACGGAACGGTTGAGTATGTACCTGGCGCGGCGGACCAGGAATCGTTGACCAACTGCCAGACCTGGAGTCCGAGAGTAATGTGCCCATCGCAGCAAGTTGCGACCGGCCTCGTAGTGCATACGCAGGAACGACGAGGAGAGACCGAAGCCATCACTGGACTGCAGCTTGTCTGTCGAGCCGTGACGGCTCAATCGAACTAG
- a CDS encoding aldo/keto reductase, with protein MSFQADRRRVLKLISAGMIGVSLGPRSLLAASDSPMTKPIHATGQALPVIGMGTWQTFNVGRDEQLRRARTEVLAAFVEHGGGMVDCSPMYGSSAAVMGFALDQLGRPDSVFSAEKVWTRDDGETRKQILGQAAQWGIDRFDLVQVHNLLAWQAHLETLREMKHAGEIGYIGITTSHGRRHEEFERIMEQQPLDFVQLTYNLTHREVEQRLLPLAQEKGIAVIANRPYDGGPLIKRIQARHRVPAWAAEEFDCRNWADFLLRFIVSHPAVTCAIPATTRVEHMYENMHAGQGPMPSPDLRERMIRHVESL; from the coding sequence ATGAGTTTCCAAGCCGATCGCCGCAGAGTCCTGAAGCTGATTTCCGCCGGGATGATTGGCGTCTCGTTGGGCCCACGGAGCCTGCTGGCGGCAAGCGATTCGCCGATGACCAAGCCGATCCATGCCACGGGGCAGGCTTTGCCGGTCATCGGCATGGGCACCTGGCAGACCTTCAATGTGGGTCGCGACGAGCAGCTGCGCAGGGCACGCACCGAGGTGCTGGCGGCCTTCGTCGAACATGGCGGCGGCATGGTCGACTGCTCACCGATGTATGGGTCGTCGGCTGCCGTGATGGGCTTCGCTCTCGATCAGCTTGGGCGGCCGGACTCGGTCTTCTCCGCAGAGAAGGTCTGGACCCGTGATGACGGTGAGACGCGCAAGCAGATCCTGGGACAGGCGGCGCAATGGGGCATCGACCGCTTCGACCTGGTGCAGGTTCACAACCTGCTCGCCTGGCAGGCCCACCTGGAAACGCTGCGCGAGATGAAACATGCCGGCGAGATCGGGTACATCGGCATCACCACCTCGCATGGGCGTCGTCACGAGGAATTCGAGCGAATCATGGAACAGCAGCCGCTGGACTTCGTCCAGCTGACCTACAACCTCACGCACCGCGAGGTCGAACAGCGTTTGCTGCCGCTGGCCCAGGAAAAGGGTATCGCCGTGATCGCCAACCGGCCCTATGACGGCGGGCCCCTGATCAAGCGCATCCAGGCGCGCCATCGAGTGCCCGCCTGGGCCGCGGAAGAGTTCGATTGCAGGAATTGGGCCGATTTTCTGCTCCGATTCATCGTCAGCCATCCCGCCGTGACCTGTGCCATTCCGGCCACCACGCGCGTCGAGCACATGTACGAGAACATGCACGCCGGCCAGGGACCGATGCCATCGCCGGATCTGCGCGAACGTATGATCCGGCATGTCGAGTCGCTGTGA
- a CDS encoding DUF6064 family protein, whose amino-acid sequence MNDQIGTGPLGDPGSYALVDLVPFSAEVYFRLLERVGESFWPLHMATLVLGVAAMLLMWRGRARIACMLLAAPWAWVGITFFEQRYAQLNWAGSWFAGAFLAQAALLLLLAAMGAGFDRTAITQHTTRTGIKQQSLPRAGGLVLAGFGVLAYPAIAPLSGFAPFQAETFGVHPDPTAVATLGILLVGLRGFGLWLAVSIPALWCVVTGLTLHVLNAAWGQIPPAVAVLALVLALWKTVRSK is encoded by the coding sequence GTGAATGACCAGATCGGGACGGGCCCGCTCGGCGATCCCGGCAGCTACGCGCTGGTGGATCTCGTGCCGTTTTCGGCCGAAGTCTACTTCCGGCTGCTGGAGCGAGTCGGCGAATCGTTCTGGCCGTTGCACATGGCGACGCTGGTGCTCGGCGTTGCCGCAATGCTCCTGATGTGGCGCGGCAGGGCGCGTATCGCATGCATGCTGCTCGCGGCGCCATGGGCCTGGGTCGGTATCACGTTCTTCGAGCAGCGATACGCTCAACTGAACTGGGCCGGGAGCTGGTTTGCCGGGGCTTTCCTGGCCCAGGCCGCCCTGCTGCTACTGCTTGCGGCGATGGGTGCAGGTTTTGATCGCACCGCAATAACGCAGCACACGACGCGGACGGGTATCAAGCAACAATCGCTGCCGCGTGCCGGCGGCCTGGTCCTGGCCGGGTTCGGGGTGCTTGCTTATCCCGCCATCGCACCGCTGTCAGGGTTCGCCCCGTTCCAGGCGGAGACTTTCGGCGTGCATCCGGACCCGACGGCCGTGGCCACGCTGGGTATCCTGCTGGTCGGACTGCGCGGCTTCGGGCTCTGGCTGGCCGTCTCGATCCCTGCGCTCTGGTGCGTGGTCACGGGGCTCACGCTGCACGTGCTCAATGCCGCCTGGGGACAGATCCCGCCGGCGGTCGCGGTACTCGCGCTCGTCCTTGCTCTATGGAAGACCGTGAGAAGCAAATAG